In Phocoena phocoena chromosome 19, mPhoPho1.1, whole genome shotgun sequence, a genomic segment contains:
- the CCDC43 gene encoding coiled-coil domain-containing protein 43 isoform X1: MAAPSAVAAAASGESDGGGSGFESWLDGRLEALGVDRAVYGAYILGVLQEEEEEEKLDALQGILSAFLEEDSLLNICKEIVERWSETQNVVTKVKKEDEVQAIATLIEKQAQIVVKPRMVSEEEKQRKAALLAQYADVTDEEDEADGKDDSGATMMSTGSEKSLFRNTNVEDVLNARKLERDSLRDESQRKKEQDKLQRERDKLAKQERKEKEKKRTQRGERKR; the protein is encoded by the exons ATGGCGGCGCCCAGCGCAGTGGCCGCTGCTGCCTCCGGCGAGAGCGATGGAGGGGGCAGCGGCTTTGAATCGTGGCTAGACGGACGGTTGGAGGCGCTGGGAGTGGACCGAGCCGTTTACGGTGCCTACATCCTGGGTGTCcttcaggaggaggaggaagaggagaagctgGACGCTCTGCAGGGTATCCTCTCTGCTTTCCTG GAAGAAGATTCCCTTCTTAACATCTGCAAGGAGATTGTGGAACGATGGTCGGAAACTCAGAATGTTGTCACCAAAGTGAAAAAAGAAG ATGAGGTCCAGGCCATTGCCACCCTCATTGAGAAGCAGGCGCAGATTGTGGTGAAGCCCAGGATGGTGTCAgaagaggagaagcagaggaaagCTGCGCTCCTGGCGCAGTATGCTGACGTGACAGACGAAGAGGA TGAAGCAGATGGGAAGGATGATTCAGGTGCCACCATGATGAGCACTGGTTCTGAGAAAT CCCTGTTTCGAAACACCAACGTGGAAGATGTCCTTAATGCCCGAAAATTGGAGCGAGACTCTCTTCGGGATGAGTCccaaaggaagaaggaacaggACAAGCTGCAGAGGGAGAGGGACAAGCTAGCCAAGCAGGAGcgcaaggaaaaggaaaagaaaaggactcAAAGAGGAGAGCGAAAGCGATAA
- the CCDC43 gene encoding coiled-coil domain-containing protein 43 isoform X2 has translation MAAPSAVAAAASGESDGGGSGFESWLDGRLEALGVDRAVYGAYILGVLQEEEEEEKLDALQGILSAFLEEDSLLNICKEIVERWSETQNVVTKVKKEDEVQAIATLIEKQAQIVVKPRMVSEEEKQRKAALLAQYADVTDEEESVSKHQRGRCP, from the exons ATGGCGGCGCCCAGCGCAGTGGCCGCTGCTGCCTCCGGCGAGAGCGATGGAGGGGGCAGCGGCTTTGAATCGTGGCTAGACGGACGGTTGGAGGCGCTGGGAGTGGACCGAGCCGTTTACGGTGCCTACATCCTGGGTGTCcttcaggaggaggaggaagaggagaagctgGACGCTCTGCAGGGTATCCTCTCTGCTTTCCTG GAAGAAGATTCCCTTCTTAACATCTGCAAGGAGATTGTGGAACGATGGTCGGAAACTCAGAATGTTGTCACCAAAGTGAAAAAAGAAG ATGAGGTCCAGGCCATTGCCACCCTCATTGAGAAGCAGGCGCAGATTGTGGTGAAGCCCAGGATGGTGTCAgaagaggagaagcagaggaaagCTGCGCTCCTGGCGCAGTATGCTGACGTGACAGACGAAGAGGAAT CTGTTTCGAAACACCAACGTGGAAGATGTCCTTAA
- the MEIOC gene encoding meiosis-specific coiled-coil domain-containing protein MEIOC: MEVSGGDARPPSYPPGLREGPERKVALRGGANRCWNLSVDASSRLTDVFNSVMLTGSPSFYDCYKSQSEDSVDLRQTYAPLSSSTEYASSVDSSLFYAPSSTYGDDIKQPSNSQISVKNRIQTERNDYGSETDLYGLVSNILEEQDKSQPYFTEGTCSSNLKSVWPVNTSRFADHHDLLTETKRPIDTAISQQAFYTGESVSAVEKQYLHNSNLIPQQKIDELYHGFTGLDLEEQWMYPSRSDHSNCYSIQTNDTAKTTFQEYLSIKNCFTPHIGLSDIMKESGVDTYSYGREKICAKGLEAPLQQKRAEMFLSQFNRYNENADYCRYPEYAYPNKAKLNKCSNFSVQDSKKLASSTPETPTVEADTHTKLFQVKPANQKKMEATIPDQQNFTFPKTIPHLTEKQFAKEAFTADFGLKSECGLKPHTACPANNDFVNVTEKQQFTKPDPPNSEYFRSVNLLANSAASSGSINLNRPTWMNVQTKNNTLIPYRNQGNLMKLNTHLSAASKGSNHSSDFLQLPSTNLTANSNLFQKYCQENPSAFSSCDFGYNGAERIQSVSHMKGLTKTGEENLFESVTDKKIKQPNGFYDNYSAQQYGIIENVNKHYFQAMPQSGHYDPEEGPKHLDSLSQNTYQDLLESQGPFNSHRQGSGENNINSRVNRTQVSCFSNNYMMGDLRHNQSFQQLGSNGFPLRSTHPLGHSVVPLLDSYDLFSYDDLSHLNPYFNDMMYGDNSFSGFVPTFGFQRPIKTRSGPASELHIRLEECYEQWRALEKERKTTELALAKNYPAKKVSSTNNTPIPRLTSNPSRVDRLIVDELREQARVVTLLGKMERLRSSPLHASISTALDRHLESIHIVQSRRKDEIVNASNRQRQGVPRCQDDRDVFALASAIKEMCVATRKARTTLWCALQMTLPKTASTAGQTDVEKASQDIVNCEDKVHESLNSSNPMNQRGEANKH; the protein is encoded by the exons ATGGAGGTGAGCGGCGGAGACGCCCGTCCGCCCTCTTACCCCCCAGGCCTGAGGGAGGGACCTGAG CGGAAAGTCGCGTTACGTGGAGGTGCGAATCGCTGCTGGAACCTCAGTGTCGACGCCAGCAGTCGGCTAACAGATGTCTTCAACAGCGTGATGTTGACTGGCTCCCCTTCCTTCTATGATTGCTACAAGTCGCAG AGTGAAGACAGTGTTGACCTAAGGCAGACCTATGCTCCACTTTCTTCATCAACAGAATATGCAAGTTCTGTAGATTCTTCACTTTTCTATGCACCATCGTCTACGTATGGAGATGATATTAAACAGCCCTCTAATTCTCAGATCAGTGTAAAGAAcag GAttcaaacagaaagaaatgacTATGGTAGTGAAACAGACTTATATGGACTTGTGTCTAACATTTTGGAAGAGCAAGATAAATCACAGCCATATTTCACTGAGGG GACCTGCTCCTCCAATTTAAAGTCAGTTTGGCCTGTGAACACAAGCAGATTTGCAGATCACCATGACCTCTTAACAGAAACCAAAAGGCCAATAGATACAGCCATCTCTCAGCAAGCTTTTTATACTGGTGAATCTGTGTCAGCAGTGGAAAAGCAGTACCTGCATAATAGTAATCTGATACCACAACAAAAAATAGATGAACTTTATCATGGATTTACTGGTTTAGACCTTGAAGAACAATGGATGTACCCCTCACGAAGTGATCATTCTAACTGTTACAGTATTCAGACAAATGATACAGCTAAGACGACATTTCAAGAATATCTATCTATCAAAAACTGTTTTACACCCCACATTGGTCTGTCTGACATCATGAAAGAATCAGGAGTTGATACCTACTcttatggaagagaaaaaatatgtgCTAAAGGTCTTGAAGCACCATTACAGCAAAAGAGGGCAGAGATGTTTCTTTCCCAATTTAATAGATACAATGAAAATGCAGATTATTGTAGATACCCAGAATATGCTTATCCTAATAAGGCTAAGCTGAATAAGTGTTCAAATTTTAGTGTCCAAGATAGTAAAAAATTAGCCAGCAGCACACCTGAAACACCAACTGTAGAAGCAGACACCCACACAAAGTTATTTCAGGTTAAACcagcaaatcagaaaaaaatggaggcgACAATACCTGACCAGCAGAATTTCACATTTCCAAAAACTATACCACATCTGACAGAAAAACAGTTTGCAAAGGAAGCATTTACTGCTGATTTTGGCTTAAAATCAGAATGTGGACTAAAACCTCACACAGCTTGTCCAGCTAATAATGATTTTGTCAATGTCACAGAAAAGCAACAGTTTACTAAACCTGACCCCCCAAATTCTGAGTATTTTAGGTCAGTGAATTTACTAGCAAACTCAGCAGCATCTTCAGGCAGTATCAACTTAAACAGACCAACTTGGATGAATgtccaaacaaaaaataacactctTATTCCTTATCGAAATCAAGGTAACTTGATGAAATTAAATACTCATTTAAGTGCAGCTTCAAAAGGTTCTAACCATTCTTCAGATTTCCTGCAACTACCATCTACAAATTTAACAGCAAATAGCAATTTATTTCAGAAGTATTGCCAAGAAAACCCTTCAGCATTttctagttgtgattttggttaTAATGGTGCAGAAAGAATTCAATCTGTCAGTCACATGAAAGGACTGACAAAGACTGGAGAAGAAAATCTCTTTGAATCTGTTAccgataaaaaaataaagcagccaAATGGATTTTATGATAACTATTCAGCTCAGCAGTATGGGATCattgaaaatgtaaacaaacattATTTTCAAGCTATGCCCCAGAGTGGCCATTATGACCCTGAGGAAGGGCCAAAGCATTTAGATAGCTTATCTCAAAATACATATCAAGATCTGCTGGAGTCACAGGGTCCTTTTAATAGCCACAGACAGGGAAGTGGAGAGAACAATATTAATAGCCGTGTGAATCGCACACAGGTGTCATGCTTTTCTAATAATTATATGATGGGAGATTTAAGGCATAATCAGAGTTTTCAACAACTTGGTTCAAATGGGTTTCCCCTAAGATCCACACACCCACTTGGCCATTCAGTTGTTCCACTGCTGGATTCCTATGATTTGTTTTCTTACGATGACTTAAGCCATTTAAACCCGTATTTCAATGATATGATGTATGGTGATaattccttttctggttttgtgccaacTTTTGGATTTCAAAGACCAATTAAAACCCGTAGTGGACCAGCCAGTGAACTTCATATTCGTCTAGAAGAGTGCTATGAACAATGGAGAGCattagaaaaggagagaaaaacg aCTGAATTGGCCCTTGCCAAAAATTATCCAGCGAAAAAGGTATCGAGTACTAATAATACTCCAATTCCAAGGCTAACCTCCAACCCATCTAGAGTTGATCGCTTAATTGTGGATGAACTTCGAGAACAAGCCAGA GTTGTGACTTTACTGGGCAAAATGGAACGGCTTCGAAGCTCTCCCCTTCATGCCAGTATCTCTACAGCTCTTGATAGACACTTGGAGTCCATTCACATTGTACAGTCACGTAGAAAGGACGAAATTGTTAATGCTTCAAATCGGCAAAGGCAAGGTGTTCCTAGATGCCAAGATGACAGAG ATGTTTTTGCCCTTGCTTCAGCAATTAAAGAGATGTGTGTGGCTACTCGGAAAGCACGCACTACCCTGTGGTGTGCACTGCAGATGACCTTGCCAAAAACTGCCAGTACAGCCGGCCAAACAGATGTGGAAAAGGCTTCACAAGATATAGTAAACTGTGAAGATAAAGTCCATGAAAGCCTAAATAGTAGCAATCCAATGaaccagagaggtgaagcaaACAAACATTAA